In Dunckerocampus dactyliophorus isolate RoL2022-P2 chromosome 21, RoL_Ddac_1.1, whole genome shotgun sequence, the sequence gaaataattgaaaacaagGCGTCAGACATCATGaatgtaacaaaataaacaaacctGTTCATCTGCGTTCTCACACCAAATCGGCCTACATGAAtccattcttgtgtgtgtgtccatcgtTTTACTCCAAAAAGGAAAGTGATTATGAGTGACGTTTGTGTcgcttgtgtcctgcagatgtcCACAAGCTGAGTGGTCATCAAGAAGAATGTCCCCCTCAGCCCCCTCAGCCCCACATGGAAGCGGACGAGGAGGAACTCTGGACCACTCAGGAGCGAGAGCGTCTTCTCGGGCTGGAGGAGActgatctcaccaagttgccGCTGACGAGCGTCCtcgtgaagactgaagaccatgaagacaaaccactcgagtcctcacagcttcatcaccgTCCAAAGGAGGACAACAGAGGGGCGGAGCCTTCGGGCTGCAgctcaccacaacacatgacaacgaaatctgatggagaccactgtggaggatcacaaacacacaacctcatagctccactatcagatgaTGACGACACAATCTCACACTCTCCTGAGGCTGAAGACGGGGACGGCAACCAAGAATGCTTGAGCGGCGATACAGACTGTGACGATGATATGAGGACTCAACCTGACAACAAACATTCTGAGTGTTCTAGAAAGATGACGTGTGAAAAATGTTTTACCTGCTCAGTTTGCGGTAAAAGCTTACCCAATAGGGGCGCTTTGATCCGACACATGCGgagacacacaggagaaaaaccgttTCGGTGTTCAGTTTGTGGTAGATGTTTCTCTGAAAAGTCAAATATGGTCTGTCACATGCGAATACACaccggagaaaaaccttttggttgttcggtttgtggtaaaagattcacaTTGAATTCAACTTTCGTAAAGCACACgagaacgcacactggagaaaaaccatttAGCTGTTCGTTATGCGGCAAAACTTTCTCCCGACGTGACGTTTTGACATTACACACGCGGACACACACTCGAGGAGAACCTTGTAATTGCTCAGTTTGTTGTACAACACTTGCTTGGAAGGAAAGTGCGACAGCACACGGACATACCCGTCAAAGCAGCATTTAGAAGCAAACGATTACATGAGTGTTCACAAAAATAAGTCACAAGCAATTAGAAATGAGGTGATCAGTCagttttgatcatcaaaaatgtacatttatattCAGGCCTGTAACGAGTCACAGCTCCATAACAAGGGGCAGCTTCTACAACTACAAAAAGTGCTTGCAAGGCATGCTTTTCTACAGCCACAGCACTGTCAACTCTTTTCTGATGAGTGGCTGAAacagattttaaaaagtgtttggtGGGTGTGGCGTATCTCCATTTCAGCTCTGCTTTTGATGTGATCGACCACAAGCTGCTCAATAAACTGCTCGCGGCTTCAACGACTCAGAGTGAACTGAATGAGTTATCGAAGCGAAAGACAACGGTGTGTCTTTTTCTGACATGAACACACTCTCCTGTGGCATTCCGCAGGGTAATTCATATGTCTTGAAAAGTCGTCAGACCATGACTTATGCTTTTAGTTTGAAACATCAGTAGGGGTACTTCAAATATTAGAAGATGTTCACATTTTTAACCACCGCCACAACTAAATATACAGTCTCTAGTTCTTTCCCAGCTTGACTATTGCTCCTTCAAATGCATCAAAAAAGGATCTTGCAATGCTACAAATAACCCAGAACACAGCAGCTCACGAGCAcagattggattggattgaaaTACTATTCAGAATATTTAGTGATAATATTTgcttatctgtacaaaccactctGAGTTGGTGGCACCAGCATAGTTCAAGCATGAATAGACACACTGACAAACCACACAACTACGTACAGTATACTGCAGAATAAGTACACTTTTAACTTTTGCTTTCCGATATTGTTTTCGGTATTTGTGTTCCATTTCGGTATATGTTTTAGTTGTTGCATACTTTGCATACATATCTGCTAGTTTCACTCACGGCGCTTCGAAACCTTTCTTGTACCGTTCCCTTTTCCTCACCTTTTTTCTACTCTAAAAACTGTCCCGGTTTGCTACAATGAAATACTCTTTTGACCTGCACTTCACGCATTTAACGTTATTTTACTGGCgtccttttattttgaaggcctgactttaccAGCTACCGGATGTGTTATTCCGATGTTACCTGAGTGTTGCCGGGCGGACTGGAAAAGTCACAGTTCCCGGATGTTGTGAATAAATAGCCTACGTTGTGGAATACGTCCCTTTGGAACCTTCGTACGCGTGACAACAACCAGAAGCGAGTTGACAACAATCTGGTGGTGATTCCACATCCGAACAGATCCTTTATGGAGACGTAATTAGGTACTTTTAAGACTGGCGAGAGGAGTAGTGTAGTGGAACTGCGCAAGTCACTCAAAACCGCAACAACACCGCAAGATGGCAGCAGTGTAACGTCATGAATTCCACCGAAGAAGAAAAAGGCGGAAGTTAGCATCGCTTTACGACAGATGAAACACAAAGGACGACGACGAACAAGCGTAATTTAGATAAAAACATTCAAAGTGTTGAACGAGTTGGTGAAGGGGCGACTAATGGCGGCAGCTGAGGGAATATACGGGCTGTTAGAAAGATCGATAGCGTCGtgcgaggaggaactttctcaaATAAGAGAGGACAACGAGCGACAACTGGATGCTGTTAGCAAGACTCAAATTGAGCAACACATTGAAGGTATGTTGACTAGGGTTGGATTTGTCGACGGGAAAATCCTAATTTAGTTGTCGATGGGCTCTTGGTGACGTAATCGTGCATACACGTTAGGCCATGTATACAGGCACGTCGTCCAATCGGAAGTCTGAAAAAGTaatcactgctgattttgtGGCATGAtgccttttttaaatttgccaAATCTCTGTCATGCCTTTAGGAAGTCCAACCTCCCGGTTGTACAGCAAGCAGTGACTGCTGCTCAGCACCAGttcttgaaaatggcagccaCAAAGTGTTTTTTCATATGGAAGAATTTTGTAGCTAAAGCAGGGGGGGCTTTCTTCTGACTTAACAAGTCTGACGTTCTACCAAAAGCTTACCAGACCTCCACTGAACACTGCCAGCACATTGCAATTCTTTAATCCATTTATCTTTACTGCAACATAGTTGTCACGTTTCTAAAgcatgtgtttgtctttttgtgtcctgcagacgtctGTGAAGAACATCATCcccctgagcagcaggagtggagaTGCAGGGTGGAACAGGAAGAGCCACAGCCCctccacattaaagaggaagagaaagagGCACAGCACACCCACATTAAACgggaagaggaggagcaacCGCATGGCAACattaaggaggaagaggaggaacacactatcagtcaggagggagagtATTTTGATGGACTGGAGGAGCTCTCAGTGATTAGTGTCTtcgtgaagagtgaagatgaagaagacaaaggtcaaagtgaggaggagagagaggtggagcctccaagcagcagctcactaCAACACATAACAGAAGCCGGTGGAGACCACTGCGAAGGATCACAAGTAGACagcctcttagctccactatcagatagtgccGACAcgacgtcacactctcctgacactgatgatgaagactctaaagctgataAGACGTGTCGTGCTGTCAGCACACGCTGGAAATGTTCTGCGTGTGACAAAACTTTTGCCAACAAGGGGAATCTGGAAAGACACCTGAGAaatcacacaggagagaaaccttttatgtgctcagtttgtggtaaacgattcttTCAGAAGGCACAATTAACAGAACACACAAGAAaacacaccggagagaaacctttttcctgttcgGTGTGCGGTATGGGTTTTACACGAAAGTTTGAGATGCGAAtgcacacaagaatacacaccggagagaaaccgttttcctgttcagtgtgcggCATCGGTTTTATACGCAATCAATATTTGAAAGtccacatgagaatacacacaggagaaagTCCATTCACGTGCTTGCTCTGTGGAAAAAGATTTTCTCAGAAGGTGCATTTGACAACACATACAAGAATGCACACTCAAGAGAAGCCTTTTTCCTGTTCCAT encodes:
- the LOC129173752 gene encoding zinc finger protein OZF-like, giving the protein MAAAEGIYGLLERSIASCEEELSQIREDNERQLDAVSKTQIEQHIEDVCEEHHPPEQQEWRCRVEQEEPQPLHIKEEEKEAQHTHIKREEEEQPHGNIKEEEEEHTISQEGEYFDGLEELSVISVFVKSEDEEDKGQSEEEREVEPPSSSSLQHITEAGGDHCEGSQVDSLLAPLSDSADTTSHSPDTDDEDSKADKTCRAVSTRWKCSACDKTFANKGNLERHLRNHTGEKPFMCSVCGKRFFQKAQLTEHTRKHTGEKPFSCSVCGMGFTRKFEMRMHTRIHTGEKPFSCSVCGIGFIRNQYLKVHMRIHTGESPFTCLLCGKRFSQKVHLTTHTRMHTQEKPFSCSICGKGFVSNPYLTRHMRRHTGEKPYACSVCNKSFCERTALARHVRTHTGEKPFNCSVCGKGFVQSHDFKVHMRRHTGEKPYACSICGKSFCERKALVRHMRTHTGEKTFFCSVCGKGFVRIEFLKAHMKIHSGDKVLSCGVCDERFSHKYQVNNHKCAGEDSSMK
- the LOC129173766 gene encoding zinc finger protein 135-like; the protein is MLKELVKERLMAAADDILELFESTISWYQEELCRTREERERHRQELEALCKTQIVLRIGDVHKLSGHQEECPPQPPQPHMEADEEELWTTQERERLLGLEETDLTKLPLTSVLVKTEDHEDKPLESSQLHHRPKEDNRGAEPSGCSSPQHMTTKSDGDHCGGSQTHNLIAPLSDDDDTISHSPEAEDGDGNQECLSGDTDCDDDMRTQPDNKHSECSRKMTCEKCFTCSVCGKSLPNRGALIRHMRRHTGEKPFRCSVCGRCFSEKSNMVCHMRIHTGEKPFGCSVCGKRFTLNSTFVKHTRTHTGEKPFSCSLCGKTFSRRDVLTLHTRTHTRGEPCNCSVCCTTLAWKESATAHGHTRQSSI